One genomic segment of Gemmatimonadota bacterium includes these proteins:
- a CDS encoding alpha/beta hydrolase translates to MTDRFTSDNHPFVTPDVVNALPSKPADFRSSYGPMPPQFGELRIPAGRVPHPVAVVLHGGCWLSIYADLRNADALADALRDEGIATWNVEYRCVDQEGGGWPGTFLDAGLAVDHLRSLAADHHLDLDRVITIGHSAGGHLALWTAARHRLPTESPLWTADPLPLRGTVVLGGPGDLKRFVPHADAECRQGVVSELLGGQGVSSDNVEQRAEGRLRCCSPVELLPLGLPQVMISTEHDWVVPPELGEAYAAAARTAGDPAEYVIIPNAGHHEFMVPGSVTWPTVLQAVHSLLET, encoded by the coding sequence ATGACCGACAGGTTCACTTCAGACAACCATCCCTTCGTTACTCCCGACGTAGTCAACGCGCTACCGAGCAAGCCCGCGGATTTCCGATCGTCCTACGGACCAATGCCTCCCCAGTTCGGCGAATTGCGCATACCGGCCGGGCGTGTTCCTCATCCGGTGGCCGTAGTTCTGCACGGTGGATGCTGGCTGTCGATCTACGCGGACCTGCGCAACGCGGATGCGCTGGCCGACGCGCTACGGGACGAGGGCATAGCGACATGGAACGTCGAATACCGTTGCGTGGACCAGGAAGGCGGTGGATGGCCGGGGACTTTTCTCGACGCCGGGCTCGCAGTGGACCACCTGCGTTCTCTGGCCGCGGATCACCATCTCGACCTGGATCGCGTGATCACGATCGGTCATTCGGCGGGAGGTCACCTGGCGCTCTGGACGGCGGCACGCCACCGGCTGCCCACGGAAAGCCCGCTCTGGACCGCGGACCCGTTGCCGTTGCGCGGCACCGTCGTTCTGGGCGGCCCCGGTGATCTGAAGCGATTTGTTCCTCATGCGGACGCGGAATGCCGGCAAGGCGTCGTATCGGAACTGCTTGGGGGTCAAGGCGTATCATCCGATAATGTTGAGCAGCGTGCGGAAGGTCGACTTCGATGCTGTTCGCCCGTAGAACTACTGCCCCTGGGTCTTCCACAGGTCATGATCAGTACGGAACACGACTGGGTCGTTCCGCCCGAACTGGGCGAGGCCTACGCAGCCGCGGCCCGCACGGCCGGAGACCCTGCCGAATACGTCATCATCCCGAACGCCGGCCATCACGAGTTCATGGTACCGGGCTCCGTGACGTGGCCTACCGTACTTCAGGCCGTGCATTCGTTGCTCGAAACCTGA
- a CDS encoding DUF393 domain-containing protein encodes MLFFDGVCGLCNRFVDFMLRVDSKDRFRYSPLQGETARRLLEMDDRAGGLEAGSAPPGGLEPGTPQAGDLRSFIFLDKDRRFEQSSAVLHALNRLGGAWRLIAVLYVFPSPLRDFVYRIVARNRYRWFGRREACRLPTPEERDRFLP; translated from the coding sequence TGCGGCCTCTGCAACCGGTTCGTCGACTTTATGCTTCGGGTCGACAGCAAGGACAGGTTCCGGTATTCGCCGCTGCAGGGCGAAACCGCGCGCAGACTCCTGGAGATGGATGACCGGGCCGGCGGCCTCGAGGCGGGCAGCGCTCCTCCCGGCGGCCTCGAGCCGGGCACTCCCCAGGCGGGCGATCTCCGATCTTTCATTTTTCTCGATAAAGACAGGCGTTTCGAGCAATCAAGTGCCGTTTTGCACGCCCTGAATCGATTGGGTGGCGCATGGCGCCTGATCGCCGTGCTGTATGTTTTTCCAAGTCCCCTGCGCGATTTCGTCTATCGCATCGTCGCGCGCAACCGGTACCGCTGGTTCGGCAGGCGTGAAGCATGCAGGCTGCCCACGCCCGAAGAGCGCGATCGGTTCCTGCCGTGA